A single window of bacterium DNA harbors:
- a CDS encoding ABC transporter permease subunit, producing the protein MIDIATSRWAKWVLIGIFVFEIIFLYAPVTLLYIFSFNEGSVVAFPFVGFSLNWYETAFTNRGLLLSIRTSATIALMSSTASIVVGLLMAIPLARRKFKAKTPIMALVLSPLVVPHLVFGVALLITFRSVDILTDGFLEFPLSLPAVAIGHVVVLMPLIVLILIPRLQRIDAHLEEAAQDLGASGWRTFRTIILPLIAPALAAAYVISFIISFNEYAVAVFVSGPVTTFPIFVLAELQVPVRVPQIIAISVVVVTLSLLVVVGAEIMRRVFERRYQVLSQTAGLLGVADADTE; encoded by the coding sequence ATGATCGACATCGCCACCTCCAGGTGGGCCAAGTGGGTCCTGATCGGGATATTCGTCTTCGAGATCATCTTCCTGTACGCCCCCGTCACCTTGCTCTACATCTTCTCGTTCAACGAGGGCAGCGTCGTCGCGTTCCCCTTCGTCGGGTTCAGTCTCAACTGGTACGAGACGGCCTTCACCAACCGCGGCCTCCTGCTCTCGATCCGTACCAGCGCCACGATCGCCCTGATGTCGAGCACCGCCTCCATCGTGGTGGGCCTGCTGATGGCCATTCCCCTGGCCCGGCGCAAGTTCAAGGCCAAGACGCCGATCATGGCCCTCGTGCTGAGTCCGCTGGTGGTGCCCCATCTGGTGTTCGGCGTGGCGTTGCTGATCACCTTCCGAAGCGTCGATATCCTGACGGACGGTTTTCTGGAGTTCCCCCTGTCGTTGCCGGCAGTGGCTATCGGCCACGTTGTCGTCCTGATGCCGCTGATCGTCCTGATCCTGATACCCCGACTGCAGCGTATCGACGCCCACCTCGAGGAGGCTGCCCAGGACCTGGGCGCCAGCGGGTGGCGGACCTTCCGGACCATCATCCTGCCGCTCATAGCGCCGGCCCTGGCGGCTGCCTACGTGATCTCCTTCATCATCTCCTTCAACGAATACGCGGTGGCGGTGTTCGTGAGCGGTCCGGTCACCACGTTCCCGATCTTCGTCCTGGCCGAGCTGCAGGTCCCCGTGCGAGTACCGCAGATCATCGCCATCTCGGTGGTCGTCGTGACGCTCTCGCTGCTGGTGGTGGTGGGCGCCGAAATCATGCGCCGGGTCTTCGAGCGCCGGTACCAGGTGCTGAGCCAGACCGCCGGCCTGCTCGGCGTGGCCGACGCCGATACGGAGTGA
- a CDS encoding ABC transporter permease: protein MASLARRRDRVTRSLLALPLGWLLLFFVIPVSLVVAYSVGILETFTKEEGVSLETWRIFLTGENVYMLLFIKSFRMALIVAVVVVILAYPIAYFLAMIADKYKYSLLLLMIAPFMTNFFMRVMAWKVLLGRQGVLNSFLVWSGLRAEGNPIEGLAFGEIPVMIVLGYVWIPFVMLPMFAAMISMDRRLLEAAADLGASRWRAFWKVTFPLSLPGVVASFFFVFIPTIGEFVVPKLVGGTRGYMFGSAIDDLFGMGLDWRTGSVLSLWLVMAVFVLALLFMRLVRFGRLAES from the coding sequence GTGGCCAGCCTGGCGCGCCGCCGCGACCGGGTGACCCGTTCACTGCTGGCGCTGCCGCTCGGTTGGCTGCTGCTGTTCTTCGTGATCCCGGTGTCGCTGGTCGTCGCCTACAGCGTCGGGATTCTGGAGACCTTCACCAAGGAGGAGGGGGTCAGCCTAGAAACTTGGCGGATCTTCCTCACCGGCGAGAACGTCTACATGCTGCTGTTCATCAAGTCGTTCCGGATGGCGCTGATCGTGGCGGTGGTGGTGGTGATCCTGGCCTACCCGATCGCCTACTTCCTGGCGATGATCGCCGACAAGTACAAGTACTCGCTGTTGCTCCTGATGATCGCCCCCTTTATGACCAACTTCTTCATGCGGGTGATGGCCTGGAAGGTGCTGCTAGGCAGGCAGGGGGTGCTCAACTCCTTCCTCGTCTGGTCGGGTCTGAGAGCGGAGGGGAATCCTATCGAGGGTCTCGCCTTCGGGGAGATTCCGGTCATGATCGTGCTGGGATACGTGTGGATCCCGTTCGTCATGCTGCCGATGTTCGCGGCGATGATCAGCATGGACCGCCGGCTGCTGGAGGCTGCCGCCGATCTGGGAGCAAGCCGCTGGCGGGCGTTCTGGAAGGTGACATTCCCGCTCAGCCTCCCGGGAGTGGTGGCCTCGTTCTTCTTCGTCTTCATCCCGACCATCGGGGAGTTCGTGGTGCCCAAGCTGGTGGGTGGGACCAGGGGTTACATGTTCGGGAGCGCCATCGACGACCTGTTCGGTATGGGTCTCGACTGGAGGACCGGATCCGTGCTCTCGTTGTGGCTGGTGATGGCGGTGTTCGTCCTTGCGCTGCTGTTCATGCGCCTGGTGCGCTTCGGGAGGTTGGCCGAATCATGA
- a CDS encoding extracellular solute-binding protein encodes MSDGRDPISRRDFVKLAGKGALVAGAMPAALAACGEDAPPETVVVTETVIEERVVTETVIEEKIVEVEVEGEAPTTTMGMREAGLAAENGADLLIYAPPGREVPTQWPGYLGRFPHPQFAATAGSFASLGELQLGAIEPDIWNPCFAVFDTAVSEGLVQPWDTSLIPNFADLNPNLTAATSRDGNQYAIPLLYGLAIPIYRADLYTPKENSYSILFDEDLAGKVTWTDSAEWFVVAGKLPENNVANPLDPTEEELDRLVEFMKRKIRIVPAALYSDLATNQTDLATGNIVASYVAPTQWIELTKQGVDIAFITPDEGFIGFSCGYFLMADADQYYHAHEWVNAAVSVEAALTISNKFNFGNSNLKATAVDNPLLVDVMGLGDPAALDGVSLLDKMQNIDRLNDAWIEVKAAAGV; translated from the coding sequence ATGTCTGATGGCCGCGATCCGATTAGCAGGAGGGATTTCGTCAAGCTAGCGGGCAAAGGGGCGCTCGTCGCGGGCGCCATGCCGGCCGCTCTGGCCGCTTGCGGCGAGGATGCTCCGCCCGAGACGGTGGTGGTGACCGAGACCGTCATCGAGGAGAGGGTCGTCACCGAAACGGTCATCGAGGAGAAGATCGTCGAGGTCGAGGTTGAGGGAGAGGCCCCCACCACAACCATGGGCATGCGCGAGGCGGGTTTGGCGGCGGAGAACGGCGCCGACCTTCTCATCTACGCCCCACCTGGGCGGGAAGTTCCCACCCAGTGGCCCGGCTACCTGGGAAGGTTCCCGCATCCGCAGTTCGCCGCCACCGCCGGAAGCTTCGCTTCCCTCGGCGAGTTGCAGTTGGGCGCCATCGAGCCGGACATCTGGAACCCGTGCTTCGCGGTGTTCGACACCGCGGTGAGCGAGGGTCTGGTGCAGCCGTGGGATACGAGTCTGATCCCCAACTTCGCGGATCTGAACCCCAACCTGACGGCGGCTACCTCCCGCGACGGCAACCAGTACGCCATTCCGTTGCTGTACGGGCTCGCGATCCCGATCTACCGGGCCGACCTGTACACGCCCAAGGAGAACTCCTACTCCATCCTCTTCGATGAGGACCTGGCGGGGAAGGTCACCTGGACGGACTCGGCCGAGTGGTTCGTGGTGGCCGGGAAGCTGCCCGAGAACAACGTGGCCAACCCCCTCGATCCGACCGAGGAAGAACTGGACCGTCTGGTCGAGTTCATGAAGCGGAAGATCAGGATCGTGCCGGCTGCCCTGTACAGCGATCTGGCCACCAACCAGACCGACCTGGCCACGGGCAACATCGTGGCGTCCTACGTCGCGCCCACCCAGTGGATCGAACTGACCAAGCAGGGCGTCGATATCGCCTTCATCACCCCGGACGAGGGCTTCATCGGGTTCTCGTGCGGTTACTTCCTGATGGCCGATGCCGATCAGTACTACCACGCCCACGAGTGGGTCAACGCGGCGGTCAGCGTCGAGGCGGCCCTGACCATCTCGAACAAGTTCAACTTCGGGAACTCCAACCTGAAGGCGACCGCCGTCGACAATCCGTTGCTGGTGGACGTGATGGGACTGGGTGACCCCGCCGCACTGGACGGGGTGTCGCTGCTCGACAAGATGCAGAACATCGACAGGCTGAACGACGCGTGGATCGAGGTCAAGGCCGCGGCCGGAGTCTGA
- a CDS encoding cyclophilin-like fold protein, whose product MRRVLTTEDIRAVARRGKTELVVEPPTVITAAARDEAGLAGIRIIEGPADRDADIVIKVAGEEIRATLLLDEAPVTASAIRDLLPLSGTVNHARLAGDELMFPIRTYLGPENQSKAQKAGNIAYWPDRMIIAMFYSDTGGVGLTNIFARVATDDMGAFRRAGDHVWKNQGVELRIERAG is encoded by the coding sequence ATGCGCCGGGTATTGACCACCGAGGACATCAGGGCCGTCGCCCGCCGAGGCAAGACCGAGTTGGTGGTGGAACCGCCCACCGTGATCACCGCTGCGGCCCGAGACGAAGCCGGCCTAGCCGGGATCCGCATCATCGAAGGACCAGCTGACCGCGACGCGGACATAGTGATCAAGGTGGCCGGCGAGGAGATCCGGGCCACGCTCCTCCTCGACGAAGCGCCGGTGACCGCCTCTGCCATCCGTGACCTGCTCCCCCTCTCCGGCACCGTCAACCATGCTCGCCTGGCCGGCGATGAGTTGATGTTCCCGATCCGGACCTACCTGGGTCCCGAGAACCAGTCCAAGGCACAGAAGGCGGGCAACATCGCCTACTGGCCCGACCGCATGATCATCGCCATGTTCTACAGCGACACGGGAGGGGTGGGTCTCACCAACATCTTCGCCCGGGTGGCAACCGATGACATGGGAGCCTTCCGCCGGGCCGGCGACCACGTCTGGAAGAACCAGGGAGTCGAGCTCCGCATCGAACGGGCCGGCTAG
- a CDS encoding EutN/CcmL family microcompartment protein → MLLCRVTGSTVVTVRAGGMGGAKLLVVRPEGGDPASSFVAMDAVGAGSGDLVLVAQGTAARIPESTASAPTDATIVGIVDEASHDPGG, encoded by the coding sequence ATGTTGTTGTGCCGTGTTACGGGAAGCACCGTCGTGACGGTGCGGGCCGGCGGGATGGGAGGAGCCAAGCTGCTGGTGGTGCGGCCGGAGGGCGGCGACCCCGCCTCGTCGTTCGTGGCGATGGACGCCGTGGGCGCCGGGTCGGGAGATCTGGTGCTGGTTGCTCAGGGAACCGCGGCGAGGATCCCGGAATCCACCGCGTCGGCGCCGACCGACGCGACAATCGTCGGCATCGTCGACGAAGCAAGCCACGACCCGGGAGGATGA
- a CDS encoding BMC domain-containing protein has translation MEGALGLIETRGLVGAIEATDAMAKAARVEVVGRDVIGGGYVTVMVQGEVGAVKSAVDVGASAAKKVGELVAAHLIPKPHEDLGKVSALLDG, from the coding sequence ATGGAAGGTGCTCTAGGGTTGATCGAGACCCGTGGGTTGGTCGGCGCCATCGAAGCGACCGACGCGATGGCCAAGGCAGCTCGTGTCGAGGTCGTCGGGCGCGACGTGATCGGGGGCGGGTACGTCACGGTCATGGTGCAGGGCGAGGTCGGTGCGGTGAAGTCGGCGGTGGACGTAGGCGCCTCCGCGGCCAAGAAGGTCGGGGAACTCGTCGCAGCCCACCTGATTCCCAAGCCCCATGAGGACTTGGGGAAGGTGAGCGCTCTGCTCGACGGCTGA
- a CDS encoding aldehyde dehydrogenase family protein — protein sequence MRRFVTTEDIRELAGVGEFELMMREGTVLTDAALDEAHRLGVRLVEGSSLAAPRPPAADGPRPAPPPPAQPPVRAPAVTAGDAAPASPTATTSAGPRFEGLPDPARMHPKLLIDGEFRDATGGATNRSVDPATNETIVEVASAATDDVDLAVRAARRAYREWRVLDPAERADLLLRVAERIEQEHEFLAKVESQDVGRPIRETTLIDLPASWDPFRFFQGLVRAIDGRVLALPQDSLDYVRKEPMGVVGMIIPWNFPLHIACRKAAAALAAGNTVVLKPPELAPLSCLELGRICLEAGLPPGVFNVVPGAGEVAGQALVEHRGVDKIAFTGSTVVGRSVMRGSAGTIKRVSLELGGKSPSIVFADADLDRAVSGALFGIYLAQGQVCSAGSRILVERTVYDEFVERFAARAASIRIGLPWRWETQLGPLVNERQLERVYEYVDIGRAEGATVLGGGAPPDDPSLARGNFIRPTCFVNVEPGFRIAQEEIFGPVAVVMPFSGEEEAVRLANDVRYGLAAGIWTTDVGKAHRVARDLEAGSIWVNHFGVYPSEAPFGGYKESGTGHDLGLESLHEYLETKNVHVNIGRGFNDWYEGN from the coding sequence ATGAGGCGCTTCGTGACCACCGAGGACATCCGCGAACTGGCCGGGGTGGGCGAGTTCGAGTTGATGATGCGCGAGGGGACGGTCCTGACCGACGCCGCCCTCGACGAGGCGCACCGGCTGGGGGTGCGGTTGGTAGAGGGCTCCAGCTTGGCCGCTCCCCGGCCTCCTGCGGCAGACGGACCTCGTCCCGCCCCGCCTCCTCCGGCTCAGCCTCCGGTCCGCGCTCCGGCGGTCACGGCTGGAGACGCGGCGCCGGCGTCGCCGACGGCGACCACGAGCGCCGGACCCCGCTTCGAGGGACTGCCGGACCCCGCCCGCATGCACCCGAAGCTCCTGATCGACGGCGAGTTCCGGGACGCAACCGGAGGGGCCACCAACCGTTCCGTCGACCCGGCGACCAACGAGACCATCGTGGAGGTGGCTTCCGCCGCCACCGATGACGTCGACCTGGCGGTCCGGGCCGCCAGGCGGGCCTACCGCGAGTGGCGCGTCCTCGATCCGGCCGAGCGCGCCGATCTCCTGCTCAGGGTTGCCGAGCGTATCGAGCAGGAGCACGAGTTCCTGGCCAAGGTGGAAAGCCAGGACGTGGGGCGGCCCATCAGGGAGACCACCCTGATCGACCTTCCGGCATCCTGGGATCCCTTCCGGTTCTTCCAGGGCCTGGTACGAGCCATCGACGGTAGGGTGCTGGCGCTCCCGCAGGACTCCCTGGACTACGTGCGCAAGGAGCCGATGGGGGTGGTGGGGATGATCATCCCGTGGAACTTCCCTCTCCACATCGCCTGCCGGAAGGCGGCCGCGGCGCTGGCGGCCGGGAACACCGTGGTGTTGAAGCCTCCGGAACTCGCCCCGTTGTCGTGCCTGGAGTTGGGCCGCATCTGCCTGGAGGCCGGTCTCCCGCCCGGCGTGTTCAACGTGGTCCCGGGCGCCGGAGAGGTCGCCGGCCAGGCCTTGGTCGAGCACCGGGGGGTCGACAAGATCGCCTTCACGGGCTCGACCGTCGTGGGCCGCTCGGTGATGCGGGGATCGGCCGGGACGATCAAACGGGTCTCCCTGGAACTGGGAGGGAAGTCGCCGTCGATCGTGTTCGCCGACGCCGACCTGGACCGGGCGGTGAGCGGCGCCCTGTTCGGTATCTACCTGGCGCAGGGCCAGGTCTGCTCCGCCGGATCCAGGATTCTCGTGGAGCGGACGGTCTACGACGAGTTCGTGGAACGCTTCGCGGCCAGGGCGGCATCCATCCGGATCGGGCTGCCGTGGCGGTGGGAGACGCAGTTGGGTCCGCTGGTGAACGAACGGCAGCTGGAGCGGGTCTACGAGTACGTGGACATCGGCAGGGCGGAGGGAGCGACGGTCCTAGGGGGCGGCGCCCCGCCTGACGACCCCTCGCTCGCCCGGGGTAACTTCATCAGGCCGACCTGCTTCGTCAACGTCGAGCCCGGGTTCAGGATCGCGCAGGAGGAGATATTCGGCCCGGTGGCGGTGGTGATGCCGTTCAGCGGCGAGGAGGAGGCGGTCCGGCTGGCCAACGACGTCCGCTATGGATTAGCCGCCGGGATATGGACCACCGATGTAGGCAAGGCGCATAGAGTGGCACGGGACTTGGAAGCGGGCTCGATCTGGGTAAACCACTTCGGCGTGTATCCGAGCGAGGCGCCCTTCGGCGGCTACAAGGAGAGTGGCACCGGCCACGATTTGGGTCTGGAGTCGCTCCACGAGTATTTGGAGACCAAGAACGTGCACGTCAATATCGGGCGCGGATTCAACGATTGGTACGAAGGCAACTGA
- a CDS encoding Gfo/Idh/MocA family oxidoreductase, with product MAERDGNYRVGCVGAGFAASVYHLPVQQRVEGVETVAIADLDMDLAQLRADEYGIPEVYGPFEEMIEQADLDIVSVCVPPFLHLAVTKAAAAAGVHVICEKPMAASPEEVAELVQVVEDSGIKFMIAENFWWYPDLVDAKQRIDAGLIGDLFHVRVEEFINDIDPTYRRDQERFLMYEQDVHYIDVIRHLVDADVVRVHAMTRQIATQQLAGENFAMITMEFDNGVIARIDECWVSARGDQYVMRMRIDGTIGSIFINQPDHPYKLYTDKAGLEGWHYPPTDTKPPGGHTVGYSAPWPADELREGTVGCYMAFLDYLDNGIPPVTVASDNAKTMEVVFAAYESAETQQVIHL from the coding sequence GTGGCCGAACGCGACGGTAACTACAGGGTCGGATGCGTGGGGGCGGGTTTCGCCGCCTCGGTCTACCACCTGCCCGTCCAGCAACGCGTCGAGGGCGTTGAGACGGTGGCGATCGCCGACCTGGACATGGACCTGGCCCAGCTCAGGGCGGACGAGTACGGGATCCCCGAGGTCTACGGCCCCTTCGAGGAAATGATCGAGCAGGCCGACCTGGACATCGTCTCCGTCTGCGTGCCGCCCTTCCTCCACCTGGCGGTCACCAAGGCGGCCGCCGCGGCCGGCGTTCATGTCATATGCGAGAAGCCGATGGCCGCCTCACCGGAGGAGGTGGCGGAGCTGGTCCAGGTGGTGGAGGACAGCGGGATCAAGTTCATGATCGCCGAGAACTTCTGGTGGTACCCCGACCTGGTCGATGCCAAGCAGCGGATCGACGCCGGGCTGATCGGCGACCTCTTCCACGTGCGGGTCGAGGAGTTCATCAACGACATCGACCCCACCTACCGGCGCGACCAGGAACGCTTTCTCATGTACGAGCAGGACGTCCACTACATCGACGTGATCCGGCATCTGGTCGACGCCGACGTGGTGAGGGTGCACGCCATGACCCGCCAGATCGCAACCCAGCAGCTGGCCGGCGAGAACTTCGCCATGATCACGATGGAGTTCGACAACGGGGTGATCGCCCGCATCGATGAGTGCTGGGTGTCGGCCCGCGGCGACCAGTACGTGATGCGTATGCGCATTGACGGCACCATCGGCTCGATCTTCATCAACCAGCCTGACCACCCCTACAAGCTGTACACCGACAAGGCGGGCCTGGAGGGCTGGCACTATCCCCCCACGGACACCAAGCCCCCGGGCGGGCACACCGTCGGGTACTCGGCGCCCTGGCCGGCCGACGAACTCCGGGAGGGCACCGTGGGGTGCTATATGGCATTTCTCGACTACCTGGACAACGGCATCCCACCGGTCACCGTGGCGTCCGACAACGCCAAGACGATGGAGGTGGTGTTCGCCGCCTACGAGTCGGCCGAGACGCAGCAAGTCATCCACCTGTGA
- a CDS encoding ABC transporter permease subunit, with product MLVAQAAFVPVILAIVWYLVTRETQLDPMSLPSSLRLFFTTDSSGLTRIDPVYLPPPEAVYNSAIELSDILPGALWISMRIVLLGLAIGGAAGIATGLILGYSPTIRRYFEATLDNLVRPVPFIAFIYLFILWFRVEAVRLVVLVAIGIFLLLSLTTLEAVRNVPQIYVKAALTAGAERFRIYRTVVVPAITPHLIASVRLGAAYAWGLLVAAELAGSQQGLGYILISRVNFYLDTASAVLIVLIFCSLAVVFDQSVRYAAGRLTRWSPRARRGMVGHMLGN from the coding sequence TTGCTGGTCGCACAGGCCGCCTTCGTCCCGGTGATCCTGGCGATCGTCTGGTACTTGGTCACCAGGGAGACCCAGCTGGACCCTATGAGCCTGCCCTCGTCGTTACGCCTGTTCTTTACGACCGACAGTTCGGGCCTTACCCGCATCGACCCGGTGTACCTGCCCCCGCCCGAAGCGGTCTACAACAGCGCGATCGAACTCTCCGACATTCTCCCCGGCGCCCTCTGGATCTCGATGCGGATCGTGCTGCTAGGCCTCGCCATCGGGGGTGCAGCCGGCATCGCCACCGGCCTCATCCTCGGCTATAGCCCGACGATCCGGCGGTACTTCGAGGCCACGCTCGACAACCTGGTGCGCCCGGTCCCGTTCATCGCGTTCATCTACTTGTTCATCCTCTGGTTCAGGGTCGAGGCGGTCCGGCTCGTCGTGCTGGTGGCCATCGGGATATTCCTGCTTCTGAGCCTGACGACTCTCGAGGCGGTACGGAACGTCCCTCAGATCTACGTCAAGGCGGCCCTGACCGCCGGGGCGGAACGGTTCCGCATCTACCGAACCGTTGTCGTACCGGCCATCACGCCGCACCTGATCGCTTCCGTGCGGTTGGGAGCCGCCTACGCCTGGGGGCTGCTCGTCGCAGCCGAGCTGGCCGGTAGCCAGCAGGGTCTGGGCTACATCCTGATCAGCCGGGTCAACTTCTACCTGGACACGGCTTCAGCGGTGCTCATCGTGCTCATCTTCTGCTCGCTGGCGGTGGTCTTCGACCAATCGGTGCGGTACGCCGCCGGTCGACTGACCAGGTGGAGCCCTCGGGCGAGGAGAGGAATGGTCGGCCACATGTTGGGGAATTGA
- a CDS encoding ABC transporter permease subunit, with product MTAGPARRLAEASVVPLVLVAVWYALTRNILDSGIYPGPDKVIASLVEIIDLIPSATWVSLRMVLLGMAVGSVAGLATGIVFGYSAFIRRFFEATLDNLVRPVPLFALIPFFILWFGVGYAPQVSLVALAMFLLWTLVTLEAIRNVPHIYMQAALTTGASRFHIYRTVVVPAIIPHLVGSLRLAAASAWGLDAAVELIGGSRTGLGFILLVRNQYLDPAGMMMIVFIFCTMAIIFDQTVRLISARIIRWSPRSDRGLVGSMLGN from the coding sequence GTGACCGCCGGACCGGCGCGCCGGCTGGCCGAGGCGTCGGTGGTGCCGCTCGTCTTGGTAGCGGTCTGGTATGCGCTGACTCGGAACATCCTCGATTCCGGCATATACCCCGGCCCGGACAAGGTGATCGCCTCCCTGGTGGAGATCATCGATCTCATCCCCTCTGCTACCTGGGTGTCGCTGCGCATGGTGTTGCTGGGAATGGCGGTGGGTAGCGTCGCCGGGTTGGCCACGGGCATCGTCTTCGGTTACAGCGCGTTCATCCGTCGGTTCTTCGAGGCAACCCTCGACAACCTGGTCCGTCCCGTTCCGTTGTTCGCGCTGATCCCGTTCTTCATCCTCTGGTTCGGAGTCGGGTACGCGCCCCAGGTGTCTCTGGTCGCGCTGGCCATGTTCCTCCTGTGGACGCTTGTCACCTTGGAGGCCATACGCAACGTCCCGCACATCTATATGCAGGCCGCCCTTACCACGGGAGCGAGCCGCTTTCACATCTACCGGACGGTGGTCGTGCCGGCCATCATCCCGCACCTGGTGGGCTCTCTCCGCCTGGCCGCAGCCTCTGCCTGGGGCCTCGATGCGGCCGTGGAACTCATAGGCGGTTCCCGGACCGGACTGGGCTTCATCCTGCTGGTCCGTAACCAGTATCTCGATCCGGCCGGAATGATGATGATCGTGTTCATCTTCTGCACGATGGCGATCATCTTCGACCAGACGGTTCGCCTTATTTCGGCGAGAATAATTCGCTGGAGCCCACGCAGCGACCGCGGCCTCGTAGGTAGCATGCTCGGTAACTAA
- a CDS encoding ABC transporter substrate-binding protein: MRRSPRKWLFIPIMMVLALMATACGSDEPAATTAAPTTAAPTTTAAPTTTAAPTTTAAPTTTAAPAPTTTAAPPETVVVREVIREVVVEPEEEEMGPMIPDAPLVTVRINGGPFYPFNLWAASKELGIADELNIELDISSQGFFPTAALKRGEFDVIASCPACAFGVYESIPEFRNWITSYQWRGFQLIGRADPETGAAVHKPWIDFFVDAGGDLEQANREFAASLAGRSFAIWDPGGIATLKALIEQGGLTLDDIEIIGFADINVASTSFIAGEGDYHSGDSIQMHRMLTAPDLRDKFVSAAPFQAYGSTGLWYSTFASTQDWLDANEETALRMLAIWYRTTRYLHNRTADVLPPMHEAVRRAGGVLVDDETLKAELFNIEDFVRYQDAWDHYFADGSPTNMDLSIALTHKNAVEAGTVAADSDWRIFEVEKDWFQKLMARQDLVNWIMKPL; encoded by the coding sequence ATGCGACGCTCACCCAGGAAATGGCTCTTCATCCCGATCATGATGGTCCTAGCCCTGATGGCGACGGCTTGCGGGAGCGACGAACCTGCCGCAACTACGGCCGCGCCCACCACGGCCGCGCCCACCACCACCGCCGCGCCGACCACCACGGCCGCACCCACCACCACGGCGGCACCCACCACCACGGCGGCGCCCGCGCCCACCACCACCGCCGCTCCCCCCGAGACTGTGGTGGTCCGGGAGGTAATCCGCGAGGTGGTCGTGGAGCCGGAGGAAGAGGAGATGGGTCCGATGATCCCGGACGCCCCGCTCGTGACGGTGCGGATCAACGGCGGACCTTTCTATCCGTTCAACCTCTGGGCCGCATCCAAGGAGTTGGGCATCGCCGACGAACTCAACATCGAGTTGGACATATCTAGCCAGGGGTTCTTCCCGACCGCCGCGCTGAAGCGGGGCGAGTTCGACGTGATCGCCTCGTGCCCGGCCTGCGCGTTCGGCGTGTACGAGAGCATTCCGGAGTTCCGCAACTGGATCACGTCCTACCAGTGGAGGGGATTCCAGCTGATCGGCCGCGCCGATCCCGAGACCGGCGCCGCGGTACACAAGCCTTGGATCGACTTCTTCGTCGACGCCGGCGGCGACCTGGAGCAAGCCAACCGGGAGTTCGCGGCATCGCTCGCCGGACGGAGCTTCGCGATCTGGGATCCTGGTGGCATCGCGACGCTCAAGGCCCTGATCGAGCAGGGCGGGTTGACCCTCGACGATATCGAGATCATTGGCTTCGCCGACATCAACGTGGCCTCGACTTCGTTCATAGCCGGCGAGGGTGACTACCACTCCGGTGACAGCATCCAGATGCACCGAATGCTGACCGCACCCGACCTGAGAGACAAGTTCGTATCGGCTGCCCCGTTCCAGGCCTACGGCTCGACCGGGTTGTGGTACAGCACCTTCGCGTCCACCCAGGACTGGCTCGACGCCAACGAGGAAACGGCGCTGCGAATGCTGGCGATCTGGTATCGGACCACCCGGTACCTGCACAACCGTACCGCCGACGTGCTCCCGCCCATGCACGAGGCGGTGCGCCGGGCCGGCGGAGTCCTGGTGGACGACGAGACGCTCAAGGCCGAGTTGTTCAACATCGAGGACTTCGTGCGGTACCAGGATGCGTGGGATCACTACTTCGCCGACGGTTCGCCCACCAACATGGACCTGTCCATCGCGCTTACGCACAAGAACGCGGTGGAGGCAGGGACCGTGGCGGCCGACTCAGACTGGCGGATCTTCGAGGTCGAGAAGGATTGGTTCCAGAAACTCATGGCCAGACAGGACCTCGTCAACTGGATCATGAAACCGCTGTAG